One genomic segment of Methanothermobacter wolfeii includes these proteins:
- a CDS encoding MJ0307 family thioredoxin, whose protein sequence is MVVKIEVFTSPTCPYCPMAIEVVEEAKKEFGDEIDVEKIDIMVDREKAIDYGLMAVPAIAMNGVVRFVGAPSKEELFEAIRDEMK, encoded by the coding sequence ATGGTTGTTAAAATAGAGGTTTTCACATCCCCAACCTGCCCATACTGTCCCATGGCAATTGAGGTTGTTGAGGAAGCCAAGAAGGAATTCGGGGACGAGATTGATGTTGAAAAGATTGACATAATGGTGGACAGGGAGAAGGCCATTGACTATGGACTCATGGCAGTGCCTGCAATAGCCATGAATGGTGTTGTAAGGTTCGTGGGTGCCCCCAGCAAGGAGGAACTCTTTGAAGCCATAAGGGATGAAATGAAATAA
- the moaC gene encoding cyclic pyranopterin monophosphate synthase MoaC, which translates to MKDEFTHLKDDGVHMVEVGDKSAVRRTAIAEGEILLDKKTVDLIRESRIKKGNVLATAQIAAIGAVKNTWNIIPLCHQVPVTGVDVRFLVDDDRIKVRVAVKCDGKTGVEMEALTGVSVALLTVWDMVKSVEKDQDGQYPHTRIRNIRVIRKEKDEI; encoded by the coding sequence ATGAAGGATGAATTCACACACCTTAAGGATGACGGGGTTCATATGGTGGAAGTGGGGGATAAGTCCGCTGTCCGTAGAACGGCCATCGCCGAGGGCGAGATCCTCCTCGATAAGAAGACTGTGGACCTCATAAGGGAGAGCAGGATAAAGAAGGGTAACGTCCTCGCAACGGCGCAGATAGCAGCCATAGGGGCCGTTAAGAACACCTGGAACATCATACCCCTCTGCCACCAGGTTCCTGTTACCGGTGTCGATGTCAGGTTCCTTGTGGATGATGACAGGATCAAGGTGAGGGTTGCCGTGAAGTGTGACGGGAAGACCGGAGTCGAGATGGAGGCCCTTACAGGAGTCTCGGTGGCCCTCCTTACAGTATGGGATATGGTTAAAAGCGTTGAGAAGGACCAGGATGGCCAGTACCCACACACCAGGATAAGGAATATACGGGTCATCAGGAAAGAAAAGGATGAAATTTGA
- the cbiD gene encoding cobalt-precorrin-5B (C(1))-methyltransferase CbiD has translation MKDERVSGITTGTAATAAALASLLCLKGETVKTVTVKAPAGAIEVDVESVERLSMDTARASVVKRPYPDPDVTVNLEIVATVKLKGSPGVEIRGGRGVGTVTKPGLQVPPGEPAINPVPRKMIMENLEEHLDEDEGVAVTISVPGGEEVASRTMNPRLGIMGGISILGTTGIARPMSSKAYRESLACQLDIAVALGFRTVIMVPGNIGAGIAREYFKDTDPDAIIQMGNFPGYMLAEACRRGVGRIILLGHAGKLIKLAAGIFNTKNSVADGRRETMIAYSALEGVPGAVLEAMYSAGTTEEMIEHLERTGLTEKVFNRLADAIKERCGGRCSVPMEVLITTMDGRILNSNFRVPDDIHTVDGR, from the coding sequence ATGAAGGATGAGAGGGTTTCTGGAATCACAACAGGGACAGCCGCCACTGCAGCGGCCCTCGCATCCCTGCTCTGTCTTAAGGGCGAAACTGTTAAGACCGTCACTGTTAAGGCCCCTGCAGGTGCTATTGAAGTTGATGTGGAGTCTGTTGAACGCCTCAGCATGGACACCGCCCGGGCATCGGTTGTGAAGAGACCCTACCCTGACCCCGACGTCACGGTTAACCTTGAAATAGTGGCAACGGTAAAACTTAAAGGAAGCCCCGGTGTGGAGATAAGGGGTGGTAGGGGGGTCGGTACCGTTACAAAGCCCGGACTCCAGGTACCCCCCGGTGAACCGGCAATAAACCCGGTCCCCAGGAAAATGATAATGGAAAACCTAGAGGAGCACCTTGATGAGGATGAAGGTGTGGCGGTAACTATTTCTGTCCCCGGGGGTGAGGAGGTGGCCTCAAGGACCATGAACCCCCGCCTCGGCATAATGGGAGGGATATCCATCCTTGGAACCACAGGGATTGCGAGGCCCATGTCCTCAAAGGCCTACAGGGAGTCCCTTGCCTGTCAGCTAGACATAGCCGTTGCCCTCGGATTCAGAACCGTCATCATGGTGCCCGGGAACATAGGTGCAGGGATTGCCAGGGAGTACTTTAAGGACACTGACCCTGATGCCATCATCCAGATGGGTAACTTTCCAGGCTACATGCTTGCTGAGGCCTGCAGGAGGGGTGTTGGAAGAATAATACTCCTGGGGCATGCAGGGAAGCTCATCAAGCTTGCAGCAGGAATATTCAACACGAAAAACAGTGTGGCTGATGGGCGCCGGGAGACCATGATCGCATACTCGGCCCTTGAGGGTGTCCCCGGGGCTGTCCTTGAGGCCATGTACTCTGCAGGGACAACCGAGGAGATGATAGAACACCTTGAAAGGACAGGCCTCACCGAGAAGGTCTTCAACCGGCTTGCGGATGCCATAAAGGAGAGGTGCGGGGGGCGCTGCAGTGTCCCCATGGAGGTCCTGATCACCACCATGGATGGCAGGATCCTTAACTCAAATTTCAGGGTCCCGGACGATATCCATACAGTGGATGGACGTTGA
- the sppA gene encoding signal peptide peptidase SppA — MERNSKIVAGLIGALTVLGILFSISGSVERSGTIAIIPVHGVIAYDTSIEGVSPDDIKELIQKANDDPSIKAIVLDINSPGGTPVASEELMDAIKKSEKPVVSWISDSGTSGAYLAASASDRIVASPSAWVGSIGVILDLTDLSGMYRQMGINKYAIKAGEYKDMGADYRMVTDEEREMLQSMVNEEYDYFIKTVAANRNLTISYVRSLAEGRIFTGRQAMKNRLVDLTGGRDRAVEVAAGLAGIKDYDTVTMAPSGGLLKLISSMLSKVGYSSNTTSTSML, encoded by the coding sequence ATGGAAAGGAACAGCAAAATAGTCGCGGGACTCATAGGAGCCCTCACGGTTTTAGGGATACTCTTTTCAATTTCAGGGTCAGTGGAAAGATCCGGCACCATAGCCATCATCCCGGTGCACGGAGTAATAGCCTATGACACAAGTATTGAGGGCGTCAGCCCCGATGATATAAAGGAACTCATCCAGAAGGCCAACGATGACCCCTCAATCAAGGCGATAGTCCTTGACATAAACAGTCCAGGAGGCACCCCCGTGGCCAGTGAGGAACTCATGGATGCCATAAAGAAATCTGAAAAACCGGTTGTGAGCTGGATAAGTGATTCAGGCACATCAGGAGCCTACCTTGCAGCCTCCGCATCTGACAGGATAGTCGCAAGTCCATCTGCATGGGTGGGGAGCATAGGGGTTATACTGGACCTCACGGACCTCTCAGGGATGTACAGGCAGATGGGTATAAACAAGTACGCCATAAAGGCAGGGGAATACAAGGATATGGGTGCAGATTACCGTATGGTGACGGATGAGGAAAGGGAGATGCTCCAGTCAATGGTGAATGAAGAATACGATTACTTCATCAAGACCGTCGCCGCCAACCGTAACCTCACCATATCCTATGTCAGGAGCCTTGCAGAGGGTAGGATATTCACGGGGCGTCAGGCCATGAAAAACAGGCTTGTTGACCTGACCGGTGGACGGGACCGGGCAGTTGAAGTTGCAGCAGGACTTGCAGGTATAAAAGACTATGACACCGTAACCATGGCACCATCAGGCGGACTTCTGAAGCTAATATCAAGCATGCTATCAAAGGTGGGGTACTCCAGCAACACCACCTCCACGTCCATGCTCTGA
- a CDS encoding shikimate kinase, which translates to MKRIVRSPGSATVVNAIATGKGSAFGIGLHVEAEAKLSGSGISCISREGADTSLIELCAGMVIDRYGVDTGVEIITRSELPVASGLSSSSAASNAAVMAVSSLISDEFQVEAMSDEEILDMAVDASLRAGVTVTGAYDDASASFYGGLTVTDNTAREIISRREMENQKVLIYMPDRKSLTAQSDVPRMKLLAPWVDMAFREVLNGRVHRALTLNGILYCASLGFDPGIALDALEAGAAAAGLSGTGPSFVALADEDSVPGVINAWESLEGNLIITSVDNRGTFVVE; encoded by the coding sequence TTGAAAAGGATTGTAAGATCCCCTGGATCGGCAACGGTCGTGAATGCCATTGCCACGGGGAAGGGTTCAGCATTCGGAATAGGCCTCCATGTGGAGGCTGAAGCTAAACTTTCAGGGTCAGGGATAAGCTGCATTTCCCGTGAAGGTGCCGACACTTCGCTGATAGAACTCTGCGCGGGGATGGTAATTGACCGCTACGGTGTGGATACTGGTGTGGAGATCATAACAAGGTCAGAGCTTCCTGTTGCCAGCGGACTCTCAAGCAGCAGCGCAGCATCCAATGCAGCAGTCATGGCAGTTTCCAGTTTGATTTCGGATGAATTCCAGGTTGAAGCAATGTCTGATGAGGAAATACTTGACATGGCAGTGGACGCATCCCTCAGGGCCGGTGTAACGGTGACAGGGGCCTACGATGATGCAAGCGCATCCTTCTATGGGGGTCTAACGGTCACAGATAACACAGCAAGGGAGATAATCTCCAGAAGGGAAATGGAAAATCAAAAGGTATTAATATACATGCCGGACAGAAAATCACTGACTGCACAATCGGATGTCCCGAGGATGAAACTCCTTGCTCCATGGGTTGACATGGCCTTCAGGGAGGTTCTCAACGGGAGGGTCCACAGGGCCCTTACACTGAACGGGATACTGTATTGTGCATCCCTTGGATTCGATCCGGGAATAGCCCTCGACGCCCTTGAAGCGGGAGCAGCGGCAGCTGGCCTTTCAGGTACAGGTCCATCATTCGTTGCCCTGGCTGATGAGGATTCGGTTCCAGGAGTCATCAATGCATGGGAATCCCTTGAAGGGAACCTTATCATCACCTCTGTGGATAACAGGGGGACCTTTGTGGTGGAATAA